A single region of the Denticeps clupeoides chromosome 18, fDenClu1.1, whole genome shotgun sequence genome encodes:
- the frmpd3 gene encoding FERM and PDZ domain-containing protein 3 isoform X3 translates to MAQVQDGHTQESDSPAMLESHDVENSGSLTPGSARQVCVQRHPTHGFGFIAGSERPVVIRSVSADGPSDGKLFPGDQILAINNEPVSDVSREKVIDLVRRCRDSIVLTVLQPQQSPKSAFISAAKKERLRTNPPKVRFSEQVSISDPDSTMLKDDSLLLIPNVLKVFLENGQIKSFTFDSRTTVRDVISSLQDRLSLRYIEHFALVLESGGLDQRQKLHLLQENQPLSHVVHRTYFQGMKCLFRICFFPKDPADLLRRDPAAFEYLYIQSRNDVIKERFGTDWKSDVTLRLAALHIYITVSIARPNQKISLKHVEKEWGLEPFLPLTLLPTVKEKNVCKTLSQLLKTYQHPPPAGNKVPPLQGKLQYMRVLNDLPPFGGLIFHTVGLDDKQSATTLLVGPRHGISHVIDLKNNLTTVLAEFSRVAKIQLFREHQGVARVEVAIVEAKPLVLLMEWPDASNFACLIAGYYKLFVDPKRNIYYRTPGQSHMIKAGLIVLAAITPESSLDSGHETNSSELTDVSEMVSAMKQHQNQAYLLAHHINKDRIFSRRDFPLAISGCTTQTLGAGAFSVGQIRGACPAKPVILSKTVPLKVSPIQGTTPLCPTVEQSKTENPPQSETDNGKSTTEPTKLGAVEHTSQTPEELKVSDSVDTSVCYKDQKFTEGRLSPNSSESIKGKTPEATNKALPVLLPVDRTASAKICPTIMCQDAETASSETMKPSSSKGILPVDDLFCTCPVRPEPGPQLRLKDPQTQKLLVFHSSSPTDDERLRAKGMQLASSKDGTGRMSDSELAKPNVQPPPKFSPLMSVKAERKEPAESKSDAAPVKVPTETQKVPIKAPLPVLVDTTHITTCGEKGATIPGAEYKKQGGSKNKSQRSAPFTSFRNLISATFPARLRRETDERRAQLQKVRQYELEFLEELLKPKTSQSEFLPQGSSPVPTGTPCSCQLRTSPVQKVPGISREQRRSCDCKRMCRGMRLPDTPVGSSVEHRGRERPISKTPPTMPKETHGQGEPRRPQTLEIKTTRIRSTSLESRETREGAVSCLPTCTSRPECIGAPQYKKLQRRFSIGEIDNNDSTPLYAEVKSTKTKSLEKEMERVRATGLRLPTPVEPPVQTQSGEPKKKGVFFIQGEELLQEGRDGTSEVLLGLPSEDSDDREKCCSFCFCYRKCETTDESSEKDELSYSIPLQVLPGMQLDSRAMPVVSKTLQVLDAEDCSGEEEEEEEEPQTQEIDLRACSNLEASLARVKSLQGKTFCLPDGFLNAQLDANELLAILQQCAKSPQKEKEPRMPAARLAEYKQELAVCFKEFRASCRRVASVEKSPTRMLSVVTASFQVLCNLTQTFIQLVQGIRSESQRLQLLHKVEEVAINYTLLLRAAEEAMGHSSSLPNRSTRPQVPTCANMGSLPRPIKTLPAK, encoded by the exons ATGGCCCAGGTCCAGGATGGACACACACAAGAATCTGACAG cccTGCCATGTTAGAGAGCCATGATGTTGAGAACAGTGGTAGTCTGACGCCTGGTTCAGCTCGACAGGTCTGCGTTCAGCGTCATCCCACGCACGGATTCGGCTTCATCGCTGGCAGTGAACGGCCCGTTGTCATACGCTCTGTCTCAGCGG ATGGTCCTTCAGACGGAAAGCTCTTCCCTGGAGATCAGATACTTGCCATCAACAATGAGCCCGTGAGCGACGTGTCCCGTGAAAAAGTCATAGACCTTGTAAG ACGCTGCAGAGATTCCATCGTGCTGACTGTTCTGCAGCCCCAACAG TCTCCTAAGTCTGCTTTCATAAGCGCAGCCAAGAAAGAGCGCCTGCGGACCAACCCACCAAAAGTCCGTTTCTCTGAACAAGTGTCCATCAGTGATCCAGATTCA ACAATGCTCAAAGACGACTCACTGCTGCTCATACCTAACGTGTTGAAGGTGTTCCTGGAGAATGGACAGATCAAATCTTTTACATTTGACAGTCGCACTACAGTCAGG GATGTAATATCTTCCCTCCAGGACCGCCTCTCCCTGCGCTACATTGAGCACTTTGCACTGGTCCTGGAGTCCGGTGGGCTGGACCAGAGGCAGAAGTTACACTTGTTGCAGGAGAACCAGCCTCTGTCTCAT GTGGTGCACAGGACTTACTTCCAAGGGATGAAGTGTCTTTTCCGAATCTGCTTCTTCCCTAAAGACCCTGCAGATCTACTGAGAAGAGATCCCGCAGCCTTTGAGTATCTCTACATACAG AGTCGCAATGATGTAATCAAAGAGCGTTTTGGCACGGACTGGAAATCTGATGTCACACTGAGACTGGCGGCCCTGCACATTTACATCACCGTTTCCATAGCAAGACCCAATCAGAAGATCTCGCTCAAACATGTCGa GAAGGAATGGGGACTGGAACCGTTCCTCCCCCTGACCCTCCTTCCAACGGTGAAGGAAAAAAACGTCTGCAAGACTCTCTCCCAGCTCCTAAAGACATATCAGCACCCTCCCCCCGCCGGCAACAAG GTCCCCCCTCTGCAGGGAAAGCTTCAGTACATGCGTGTCCTGAATGACCTTCCACCGTTTGGAGGCTTGATATTCCATACTGTTGGTCTG GATGACAAGCAGTCAGCCACAACGTTGTTGGTCGGACCTCGTCATGGCATCAGCCATGTAATTGACCTGAAGAACAACCTCACCACCGTTCTGGCTGAGTTCAGTCGGGTTGCTAAGATTCAGCTGTTCCGGGAGCACCAGGGGGTGGCAAGAGTGGAGGTTGCTATTGTGGAAGCTAAG CCTCTGGTGTTGTTGATGGAGTGGCCAGACGCTTCAAACTTTGCATGTCTGATCGCTGGCTATTACAAGCTCTTTGTGGACCCTAAAAGAAACATCTACTACAGGACACCTGGTCAGTCTCATATGATCAAGGCAG GGCTTATTGTGCTGGCAGCCATCACCCCTGAATCGTCCCTTGATTCTGGACACGAGACCAATTCCTCCGAGCTAACCGATGTCTCAGAGATGGTTTCCGCAATGAAGCAGCACCAGAACCAGGCCTACCTTCTGGCCCATCACATCAACAAGGACCGCATTTTTAGCCGCCGTGACTTTCCCCTGGCAATCTCTggttgcacaacacaaacattAGGAGCAGGGGCTTTCTCTGTTGGTCAGATTCGTGGGGCTTGTCCTGCTAAGCCAGTGATTCTGAGTAAGACTGTGCCCTTGAAAGTCAGTCCCATTCAAGGAACCACACCTCTCTGCCCAACAGTAGAGCAAAGTAAAACAGAGAATCCACCACAAAGTGAAACAGATAATGGGAAGTCCACAACAGAACCCACAAAGTTGGGAGCTGTTGAACACACTTCTCAGACTCCTGAAGAACTGAAAGTGAGTGATTCTGTTGACACTTCTGTTTGCTACAAAGATCAGAAATTTACAGAGGGTAGACTGAGTCCTAACTCCTCTGAAAGTATCAAAGGGAAAACTCCAGAAGCTACCAACAAAGCCTTACCCGTTCTTTTGCCTGTGGACAGAACTGCTTCTGCTAAGATTTGCCCAACAATCATGTGCCAAGATGCCGAGACTGCCTCTAGTGAGACCATGAAGCCTTCAAGCTCAAAGGGCATATTGCCAGTGGACGATTTGTTCTGCACATGTCCAGTGCGACCTGAGCCTGGTCCACAGCTACGACTAAAGGACCCTCAGACACAGAAGTTGCTGGTGTTTCACTCCTCCTCACCTACTGATGATGAGCGACTCCGTGCCAAGGGAATGCAGCTGGCTAGCAGCAAAGATGGTACAGGACGGATGTCAGACTCCGAATTAGCCAAACCCAATGTTCAACCCCCACCAAAGTTCTCCCCTCTCATGTCAGTGAAGGCAGAAAGGAAGGAGCCAGCAGAATCAAAATCTGATGCTGCTCCAGTAAAGGTCcccacagagacacagaaagtACCAATAAAGGCTCCCTTACCAGTCTTGGTGGacaccacacacatcacaacctGTGGAGAGAAGGGTGCAACAATCCCAGGAGCTGAGTATAAGAAGCAAGGGGGCAGCAAAAACAAATCCCAGCGCAGTGCCCCGTTCACGAGCTTCCGAAATCTCATCTCAGCCACTTTCCCAGCTCGTCTGCGGCGTGAAACTGATGAGCGGCGGGCCCAGTTGCAGAAGGTGCGTCAGTATGAACTGGAGTTCCTGGAGGAGCTTCTGAAGCCCAAAACATCGCAATCTGAATTCCTACCCCAGGGGTCTTCACCTGTTCCTACAGGCACACCATGTTCTTGTCAACTGCGTACCAGCCCTGTTCAGAAAGTGCCAGGGATCTCCCGGGAACAAAGACGCAGTTGTGATTGCAAGAGAATGTGTCGTGGGATGCGCCTGCCAGACACTCCAGTTGGCTCATCCGTAGAGcacagggggagagaaagacccATTTCGAAAACTCCCCCAACCATGCCTAAGGAAACTCATGGCCAAGGGGAACCACGCCGACCTCAGACATTGGAAATAAAGACGACAAGAATTCGCTCAACCAGCCTGGAGTCTCGTGAAACTCGAGAGGGAGCTGTTTCCTGCCTCCCTACATGCACGTCCCGCCCCGAGTGCATCGGGGCACCACAGTACAAGAAGCTCCAGCGGAGATTCAGCATTGGTGAGATAGACAACAATGACAGTACCCCACTCTATGCTGAGGTCAAATCTACTAAAACCAAAAGTCTGGAAAAGGAGATGGAAAGGGTAAGGGCCACAGGTCTACGGCTTCCAACGCCCGTGGAGCCGCCAGTTCAGACCCAAAGCGGTGAACCTAAGAAGAAAGGTGTCTTCTTCATCCAGGGTGAGGAACTGCTACAGGAGGGACGGGACGGGACCAGTGAAGTGTTGCTCGGACTCCCGAGTGAGGATAGTGATGACCGAGAAAAGTGTTGTTCATTTTGCTTTTGCTACCGGAAGTGTGAGACGACAGATGAAAGCAGTGAGAAAGATGAACTTTCCTACTCCATCCCTTTGCAAGTCCTTCCCGGCATGCAGTTGGACTCCCGGGCAATGCCAGTTGTCAGCAAGACCCTACAGGTCCTGGATGCTGAGGACTGCAgcggggaagaggaggaggaagaggaagaaccACAGACCCAGGAGATTGACCTTCGTGCCTGCAGTAACCTTGAAGCCAGCCTTGCACGAGTGAAGTCCCTGCAGGGGAAGACATTCTGCCTCCCCGATGGCTTCCTCAATGCACAACTTGATGCCAATGAGCTGCTTGCCATTCTTCAACAGTGTGCCAAGAGTCCCCAGAAAGAAAAGGAGCCTCGGATGCCAGCTGCCAGGCTAGCTGAGTACAAACAAGAGCTGGCAGTCTGTTTCAAGGAGTTTAGGGCTTCATGCAGACGCGTAGCAAGTGTGGAGAAGAGTCCGACGCGAATGCTGAGTGTAGTCACTGCGAGTTTTCAAGTGCTGTGCAACCTGACACAGACATTCATCCAGCTGGTCCAAGGCATACGCTCCGAATCTCAGCGGCTACAGCTTCTACACAAGGTAGAGGAGGTGGCTATCAACTACACCTTGCTGCTTCGAGCGGCAGAGGAGGCAATGGGACACTCTAGCAGTCTGCCAAACAGGAGTACCAGACCCCAAGTCCCCACTTGCGCCAACATGGGATCTCTTCCACGGCCTATTAAAACCTTGCCGGCCAAGTGA